The following proteins are co-located in the Polymorphospora rubra genome:
- a CDS encoding AAA family ATPase produces MPPTPQPLAPHEVQGFAALATRLAGNVGSVVLGKPDVVRLALTALFAQGHVLLEDVPGVGKTTLARAVAASVHGQWRRIQFTPDLLPSDVTGVTIFNQGTRGFEFHPGPVFANIVIADEINRASPKTQSALLEVMEERTVTVDGVRHPVPRPFLVVATQNPVEMDGTYRLPEAQLDRFLVKLSVGYPDEAVEVEVLRGATTRSPEALEPVTDTTTVGEMVRMAQRVHIADPLYTYAVRLAAATRDHPRVRVGVSPRGVIALTRAACAYALVDGRGYVLPEDLKALLGPVFAHRILLSADAQLHGGTALEVLDDVVRSVPVPLPAGQLSATGA; encoded by the coding sequence GTGCCACCCACCCCGCAGCCGCTCGCACCGCACGAGGTGCAGGGCTTCGCCGCCCTCGCCACCCGGCTCGCCGGCAACGTCGGCTCGGTGGTCCTCGGCAAGCCCGACGTCGTACGGCTGGCGCTGACCGCGCTGTTCGCCCAGGGGCACGTGCTGCTGGAGGACGTACCCGGGGTCGGCAAGACCACCCTGGCCCGCGCGGTCGCGGCCAGCGTGCACGGGCAGTGGCGGCGGATCCAGTTCACCCCGGACCTGCTGCCGTCCGATGTGACCGGTGTGACGATCTTCAACCAGGGCACCCGCGGCTTCGAGTTCCATCCCGGTCCGGTGTTCGCCAACATCGTCATCGCCGACGAGATCAACCGGGCGTCGCCGAAGACGCAGTCGGCGCTGCTGGAGGTGATGGAGGAGCGGACCGTCACCGTCGACGGCGTACGGCACCCGGTGCCGCGCCCGTTCCTGGTCGTGGCGACCCAGAACCCGGTCGAGATGGACGGCACCTACCGGCTGCCGGAGGCCCAGCTCGACCGCTTCCTGGTCAAGCTGTCGGTCGGCTATCCCGACGAGGCCGTCGAGGTCGAGGTCCTGCGCGGTGCGACGACCCGCTCCCCCGAGGCGCTGGAACCGGTCACCGACACGACCACGGTCGGCGAGATGGTCCGGATGGCGCAGCGGGTCCACATCGCCGACCCGCTCTACACGTACGCCGTACGGCTGGCCGCCGCGACCCGCGACCACCCGCGCGTACGGGTCGGGGTGAGCCCCCGTGGCGTCATCGCCCTGACCCGCGCCGCCTGCGCGTACGCGCTCGTCGACGGGCGCGGCTACGTGCTGCCCGAGGATCTCAAGGCGCTGCTCGGTCCGGTCTTCGCCCACCGCATCCTGCTGTCGGCCGACGCCCAGCTGCACGGCGGCACCGCCCTGGAGGTGCTCGACGACGTGGTCCGGTCGGTGCCGGTACCGCTGCCGGCCGGGCAGCTCAGCGCCACGGGCGCCTGA
- a CDS encoding DUF58 domain-containing protein yields MRLTSRGLALLCAAVVLLAAGFGFGYPELALLGASAAVAVGCALGYAAGRPRLAVTRVAEPDRVARGEPATMTLTVRNAGRLRRAGLVAEDRCGRQPVAVPLLRLRPGHDTTVSYPVPTHRRGVVPVGPLRVTGRDVLGLVRFSRRHGPATDVWVHPRVHPLSAVPAGVARSLDGRIDRVPHGSITFDSLREYVVGDELRRVHWRTSARVGELMVREHVDTSLPTIVVLLDNRAAAHPVVDGLADTFESACEAAASVVAAATRENLAVSLLLVVPDDGRGSYLDRLTEAGLRQGGRSGTGNRSDDDPLRTATDRLRQQRLGDTLVFLTGPGGRADLGRLGALRGAYPSVVVAVFGPAAQPPAAGHPEPAGPAGPGGRPTGGGPGGTAGVVLIDAADGPRFAAAWNGVDRW; encoded by the coding sequence ATGAGGTTGACGTCGCGGGGGTTGGCGCTGCTGTGCGCCGCCGTCGTCCTGCTGGCCGCCGGCTTCGGGTTCGGATATCCCGAGCTGGCCCTGCTGGGCGCTTCGGCGGCCGTCGCCGTGGGGTGTGCCCTCGGCTACGCCGCCGGACGGCCCCGGCTCGCCGTCACCCGGGTCGCCGAACCCGACCGGGTCGCCCGTGGTGAGCCGGCAACGATGACGCTCACCGTCCGCAACGCCGGCCGGCTGCGGCGGGCCGGCCTGGTCGCCGAGGACCGGTGCGGGCGGCAGCCGGTCGCGGTGCCGCTGCTGCGGCTGCGCCCCGGCCACGACACGACGGTCAGCTATCCGGTGCCGACGCACCGCCGCGGCGTGGTCCCGGTCGGCCCGCTGCGGGTCACCGGCCGCGACGTGCTCGGCCTGGTCCGGTTCTCGCGCCGGCACGGCCCGGCCACCGACGTCTGGGTGCATCCGCGCGTCCACCCGCTGTCGGCGGTGCCGGCCGGTGTCGCCCGCAGCCTCGACGGCCGCATCGACCGGGTGCCGCACGGTTCGATCACGTTCGACTCGCTGCGTGAGTACGTCGTCGGCGACGAACTGCGCCGGGTGCACTGGCGCACCAGCGCCCGCGTCGGCGAGCTGATGGTCCGGGAACACGTCGACACCAGCCTGCCGACGATCGTGGTCCTGCTCGACAACCGGGCCGCCGCCCACCCGGTCGTCGACGGGCTCGCCGACACGTTCGAGTCGGCGTGCGAGGCGGCCGCGTCCGTCGTCGCCGCCGCGACCCGGGAAAACCTCGCCGTCAGCCTGCTGCTGGTGGTCCCCGACGACGGGCGGGGCAGCTATCTCGACCGGCTCACCGAAGCCGGCCTGCGGCAGGGTGGCCGGAGCGGCACCGGCAACCGCAGCGACGACGACCCGCTGCGTACCGCGACCGACCGGCTGCGGCAGCAGCGGCTCGGCGACACCCTGGTCTTCCTGACCGGGCCGGGCGGCCGCGCCGACCTCGGACGGCTCGGCGCGCTGCGGGGGGCGTACCCGTCGGTCGTCGTCGCGGTCTTCGGTCCGGCCGCGCAGCCGCCCGCCGCCGGTCACCCCGAGCCGGCCGGACCGGCCGGACCAGGTGGCCGCCCGACCGGCGGCGGCCCCGGCGGCACCGCCGGCGTGGTTCTCATCGACGCCGCGGACGGCCCCCGGTTCGCCGCCGCCTGGAACGGGGTGGACCGGTGGTGA
- a CDS encoding CPBP family intramembrane glutamic endopeptidase, with protein sequence MARTAATPPSHQRFGRRIERPDGRDFPFYDGLPTLIPGRRWAVVVAAVVVGFAALVLTGPLFPGPILSFVPAILFVAIPLGAYVWAAGGHRKAIFHRVTGRDVGVMFGFAALNVVVTFVVGGIVAIFSGVSANPLSNELEHASAFELAMFYPRSGIQLFGEELLTILPFLALLYLFVQRGGMSRRRAVLLSWVITAVFFGLLHLPTYDWNLAQSILVIGTARIILTLAYIRTKNIWVSTGAHVINDWFLFTLPLVLGAATS encoded by the coding sequence ATGGCCCGCACCGCCGCCACGCCACCTTCGCACCAGCGCTTCGGCCGACGCATCGAGCGCCCCGACGGCCGCGACTTCCCGTTCTACGACGGGCTGCCGACCCTGATTCCCGGTCGGCGCTGGGCGGTGGTGGTCGCCGCGGTCGTCGTGGGCTTCGCCGCGTTGGTGCTGACCGGCCCGCTGTTTCCCGGCCCGATCCTGAGCTTCGTCCCGGCGATCCTGTTCGTCGCGATCCCGTTGGGCGCGTACGTCTGGGCGGCGGGCGGGCACCGGAAGGCGATCTTCCATCGGGTGACCGGCCGCGATGTCGGTGTCATGTTCGGCTTCGCCGCCCTGAACGTGGTCGTCACCTTCGTCGTCGGCGGGATCGTGGCGATCTTCTCCGGGGTGTCGGCCAACCCGCTGTCCAACGAACTCGAGCACGCGTCCGCTTTCGAGCTGGCGATGTTCTACCCGCGCTCCGGCATCCAGCTCTTCGGCGAGGAACTGCTGACCATCCTGCCGTTCCTGGCGCTGCTGTATCTGTTCGTCCAGCGCGGCGGCATGTCCCGCCGGCGGGCGGTACTCCTGTCCTGGGTGATCACCGCCGTGTTCTTCGGCCTGCTGCACCTGCCGACGTACGACTGGAATCTCGCCCAGAGCATCCTGGTCATCGGCACGGCCCGGATCATCCTGACCCTGGCCTACATCCGCACGAAGAACATCTGGGTCTCCACCGGGGCCCACGTCATCAACGACTGGTTCCTCTTCACGCTGCCGTTGGTGCTGGGCGCCGCGACGAGCTAG